A region of Moorena sp. SIOASIH DNA encodes the following proteins:
- the ftsE gene encoding cell division ATP-binding protein FtsE, protein MTQKAIIKLQGVTTTYPNNRGLFNVNLEVKSGDFLFITGPSGAGKSTLLKLLYGEQRPTQGKVFVDQINVGQLRGDRLSFLRRRLGIVFQDYKLIPKRTVSENIAFVLWAQSFTRKEIKRRLTPTLKLVGLQHKANCFPEELSGGEQQRVSLARAIVSTPPLILADEPTGNLDPDNSWQVLNILRKLNHLGTTVIVTTHDENLVRISNQPVVQLREGRLYSPF, encoded by the coding sequence ATGACCCAGAAAGCGATAATCAAATTACAAGGAGTAACAACAACCTATCCCAACAACCGAGGTTTGTTTAACGTCAATCTAGAAGTCAAGTCAGGAGACTTTTTATTTATCACAGGACCTTCTGGTGCTGGTAAATCCACATTGCTAAAATTACTGTATGGTGAACAGCGTCCCACCCAAGGTAAAGTATTTGTCGATCAAATCAATGTTGGGCAATTACGAGGCGATCGCTTGTCCTTCCTACGCCGTCGCCTGGGGATTGTTTTTCAGGACTACAAACTAATTCCCAAGCGAACTGTCTCAGAGAATATCGCTTTTGTTCTGTGGGCACAGAGTTTCACTCGCAAAGAAATTAAGCGACGCCTAACACCAACCCTTAAATTAGTGGGTTTGCAACACAAAGCCAACTGTTTTCCAGAGGAACTTTCAGGAGGAGAGCAACAACGGGTAAGCCTGGCTCGTGCCATTGTTAGTACACCGCCCTTGATATTAGCTGATGAGCCAACAGGTAACCTCGATCCCGACAATTCTTGGCAGGTATTAAACATTCTCAGAAAACTCAATCACCTAGGCACTACAGTTATTGTCACAACTCATGATGAAAACTTAGTCAGAATCTCCAATCAGCCAGTAGTACAGCTGCGAGAAGGGCGTTTGTATAGCCCTTTTTAG
- a CDS encoding WecB/TagA/CpsF family glycosyltransferase: protein MFETAEQFPVLGLPVHLLDNYSHYLEDRLTKGLGSHVVTLNAEMAIQGERNRELAAVIKQAELVIPDGAGIIFYLRLHGKKKQRCPGIELAESLLVKAGQYGESCPVFFYGAAPDVVQKTARVWQKRVPKLAIAGISHGYLSAEAEEELKLTLKEQQPKIILVGLGVPRQEFWIAQNRHLCPQSTWIGVGGSFDIWSGAKTRAPGWFRKNNLEWLYRLYQEPHRWRRMMVLPQFALKALAQRIMVLPQFALKALGQRLA from the coding sequence ATGTTTGAAACAGCTGAACAATTTCCGGTCTTGGGGTTACCCGTTCACCTTTTAGACAACTATAGTCACTACTTAGAGGATCGTCTCACCAAAGGTCTAGGTAGTCATGTAGTAACTCTAAATGCCGAAATGGCAATCCAGGGAGAGCGCAACCGTGAGCTAGCTGCCGTTATCAAGCAGGCAGAATTGGTGATTCCTGATGGGGCAGGTATTATATTTTACTTACGGCTCCACGGTAAAAAAAAGCAGCGCTGTCCAGGAATTGAACTAGCTGAGTCTTTACTGGTCAAGGCTGGACAATACGGAGAATCTTGCCCAGTTTTCTTCTATGGGGCAGCCCCTGATGTAGTCCAAAAAACAGCTAGGGTTTGGCAGAAGAGAGTTCCAAAATTAGCGATCGCTGGAATTAGTCATGGCTACCTCAGTGCAGAAGCAGAGGAAGAATTGAAGCTCACCTTAAAAGAACAACAGCCTAAAATCATACTAGTCGGCTTAGGTGTACCACGTCAAGAATTTTGGATTGCCCAGAATCGCCACCTGTGTCCCCAATCCACTTGGATTGGTGTTGGTGGTAGCTTTGATATCTGGTCAGGGGCTAAAACCCGTGCGCCAGGCTGGTTCCGGAAGAATAATCTCGAATGGTTATATCGGTTGTATCAAGAACCCCACCGTTGGCGGCGAATGATGGTTCTGCCTCAGTTTGCGCTCAAAGCTTTAGCTCAAAGAATCATGGTTCTGCCTCAGTTTGCTCTCAAAGCCTTAGGTCAAAGGTTGGCATAA
- a CDS encoding alanine--glyoxylate aminotransferase family protein: protein MEDKLKLMIPGPTPVPEQVLLAMAKHPIGHRSPEFSEIMAEVNENLKWLHQTKNDVLTVTASGTGVMEAGIINFLSAGDRVLVGSNGKFGDRWAKISTAFGLEVDTITAEWGKPLDTEQFREKLEADTEKQIKAVIVTHSETSTGVLNDLETINRYVKDHGEALIIVDAVTSLGAVNVPIDDWGLDVVGSGSQKGYMIPPGLGFVSVSPKAWEAYKTATLPKFYLDLGTYKKSTAKNSNPFTPPVNLVIALQASLGMMKREGLESIFSRHQLLMQATRAAVKALSLPLFGSDEYASPAATAVIPTSVESEQIRSVMKKRYNIALAGGQDHYKGKIFRIGHLGFVCEQDILAVIGALEATLQELGHQSMTPGAGIAAAASVFAQN, encoded by the coding sequence ATGGAAGACAAGCTCAAACTAATGATTCCTGGCCCGACGCCAGTACCAGAACAAGTATTACTGGCCATGGCCAAACACCCGATCGGACACCGTAGTCCGGAATTTAGCGAAATCATGGCAGAGGTGAATGAAAACCTCAAATGGCTACACCAGACCAAAAATGATGTCTTGACTGTAACCGCTAGCGGTACCGGAGTCATGGAAGCTGGCATTATTAACTTCCTCAGTGCAGGCGATCGCGTTTTAGTTGGTTCTAATGGTAAATTTGGCGACCGTTGGGCAAAAATCAGTACTGCTTTTGGTCTGGAAGTGGACACCATTACCGCTGAGTGGGGTAAGCCCCTAGATACCGAGCAGTTTCGTGAAAAGCTAGAAGCTGATACCGAAAAGCAAATCAAAGCCGTAATTGTCACCCACTCTGAAACCTCTACTGGCGTTCTCAACGACTTAGAAACCATAAATCGTTACGTCAAAGACCACGGGGAAGCCCTAATTATTGTTGATGCGGTTACCAGCCTTGGAGCAGTCAATGTACCCATTGATGACTGGGGTCTCGATGTAGTAGGCTCTGGTTCCCAGAAGGGATACATGATTCCCCCAGGACTAGGATTTGTCAGTGTTAGTCCTAAAGCTTGGGAAGCCTACAAAACGGCTACCCTGCCCAAGTTTTACCTAGATTTGGGGACTTACAAGAAATCTACTGCAAAAAACAGCAATCCCTTTACCCCGCCAGTGAACCTAGTTATTGCCCTACAAGCTTCACTGGGCATGATGAAAAGAGAAGGGTTAGAATCAATATTTTCCCGTCACCAGCTTCTGATGCAAGCAACCCGCGCCGCCGTCAAAGCCCTATCATTACCTTTGTTTGGTTCTGATGAGTATGCTAGCCCAGCCGCAACTGCAGTTATTCCCACATCAGTAGAGTCCGAACAAATTCGTTCTGTGATGAAAAAACGCTATAACATTGCTCTAGCTGGGGGACAAGACCACTATAAGGGAAAAATATTCCGCATTGGTCACTTAGGTTTTGTCTGTGAGCAAGATATTCTTGCTGTCATTGGTGCTCTCGAAGCCACCCTTCAGGAATTGGGACACCAATCCATGACACCAGGAGCAGGTATTGCTGCTGCTGCTAGTGTATTTGCTCAGAACTGA
- a CDS encoding DUF5340 domain-containing protein → MDPIPLPSYIHYELLLQLLERQTAFATSQNPQLREQVHQLISTLRKALVQQKQLEQSCQRANLPMEYRWSLNSVKLDPHDSTNGLPDSAGRLP, encoded by the coding sequence ATGGATCCAATTCCCCTTCCATCTTATATTCACTACGAACTGCTGCTCCAACTGCTAGAGCGCCAAACCGCATTTGCAACCAGTCAAAACCCCCAATTGCGAGAGCAGGTTCATCAATTGATCAGTACTCTGCGTAAAGCCCTAGTTCAGCAGAAGCAATTAGAACAAAGCTGTCAGCGAGCCAACTTGCCAATGGAGTATCGCTGGTCTCTCAACAGCGTCAAATTGGATCCCCATGATTCAACAAATGGTTTACCGGATTCAGCAGGAAGACTCCCTTAG
- the trpC gene encoding indole-3-glycerol phosphate synthase TrpC: MMQIRRRPPNPAVKIQTLHYQVALPDDKPHHILEEIVWHKEKEIDQMRESLPLVELRKRVQTAPPPRDFLAALKSGKTSPALIAEIKKASPSKGVIREDFDPVAIAQSYCQGGASAISVLTDQKFFQGSWENLAKVRAAVDLPLLCKEFIIYPYQMYMARSHGADAVLLIAAILSDQDLQYFIKIAKTLSITPLIEVHTQSELDRVLSLDGVTLVGINNRNLEDFSVDLQTTCQILAARGNQLLERGILVVSESGLHTNAHLDQVASAGATAVLIGESLVKQPDPAVAIASLFSHQ; the protein is encoded by the coding sequence CTGATGCAAATTCGCCGACGCCCACCCAATCCAGCAGTTAAAATCCAAACCCTGCACTATCAAGTTGCACTACCAGACGATAAACCGCACCATATTCTCGAAGAAATTGTCTGGCACAAAGAGAAAGAAATTGACCAGATGCGGGAAAGTCTGCCCCTAGTGGAGTTGCGTAAGCGAGTACAAACAGCACCACCCCCCCGAGACTTTCTAGCAGCCCTAAAATCAGGAAAGACTAGCCCTGCCCTGATTGCAGAAATCAAAAAAGCATCTCCTAGCAAAGGGGTTATTCGAGAAGATTTTGACCCAGTAGCCATTGCTCAGTCATACTGCCAGGGTGGTGCTAGTGCGATCTCAGTGCTGACAGATCAAAAATTCTTTCAGGGTAGTTGGGAAAACCTGGCAAAAGTTCGTGCTGCTGTAGACTTGCCTTTGCTGTGTAAGGAGTTCATCATCTATCCCTACCAAATGTACATGGCTCGTAGTCACGGAGCAGATGCAGTTTTACTGATTGCAGCCATCCTTTCCGATCAAGACCTGCAATACTTTATCAAAATTGCTAAGACTCTGTCGATCACCCCCTTGATCGAAGTCCATACCCAATCTGAATTAGATCGAGTATTATCTCTGGATGGCGTTACCCTAGTAGGTATAAACAATCGTAACTTGGAAGATTTTTCCGTCGATTTACAAACAACTTGTCAAATACTAGCAGCAAGGGGTAACCAACTACTCGAACGTGGCATTCTGGTAGTCAGTGAATCAGGGCTTCATACCAACGCTCACCTTGATCAGGTAGCATCTGCCGGAGCCACAGCCGTCCTCATTGGTGAGTCATTGGTAAAACAGCCAGACCCAGCAGTTGCTATTGCCAGCTTGTTTAGCCATCAGTGA
- the lpdA gene encoding dihydrolipoyl dehydrogenase, with the protein MSQDFDYDLVIIGAGVGGHGAALHAVSCGLKTAIIEAADMGGTCVNRGCIPSKALLAASGRVRELQDAHHLNALGIKVAGVEFDRNAIANHASNLVSKIRGDLTNSLKRLGVDIIKGWGKVAGTQKVTVVTDNGEKTITGKDIMISAGSIPFVPPGIEIDGKTVFTSDDAIKLEWLPDWVAIVGSGYIGLEFADVYTALGSEITMIEALDDLMPTFDPDIAKLATRILIKPRDIETHTGVLAMKVTPGSPVVIELADTKTKELVDVLEVDACLVATGRIPATKDLGLDAVGVETNRRGFIPVDDTMAVLSGGEPVPHLWAIGDATGKMMLAHAASAQGIVAVENICGRHRTVDYRSIPAAAFTHPEISYVGLSEPQAKKLASEEGFEVSVVRSYFKGNSKAIAEGEADGVAKVIYRKDTGEVLGVHILGIHASDLIHEASNAIANRQSVNSLAYLVHAHPTLSEVLDEAYKRAVTH; encoded by the coding sequence GTGAGTCAAGACTTTGATTACGATTTAGTGATTATCGGTGCTGGTGTGGGGGGTCATGGTGCTGCCTTACACGCAGTTAGCTGTGGTCTGAAAACCGCTATTATTGAAGCCGCTGACATGGGCGGAACTTGTGTCAACCGGGGCTGCATCCCTTCTAAAGCTCTATTAGCCGCATCAGGGAGAGTGCGAGAGCTACAGGACGCTCATCATCTCAATGCCCTTGGGATTAAAGTAGCAGGGGTTGAGTTTGACCGAAATGCGATCGCAAATCATGCCAGCAATCTAGTCAGTAAAATTCGTGGTGACCTGACTAACAGCCTAAAACGCTTGGGTGTGGATATTATCAAAGGCTGGGGTAAAGTAGCTGGGACTCAAAAAGTAACCGTTGTTACAGACAATGGAGAAAAAACTATCACTGGCAAAGATATTATGATATCCGCTGGTTCAATTCCCTTTGTACCCCCAGGAATTGAGATTGATGGCAAAACCGTATTTACCAGCGATGATGCCATAAAACTAGAATGGCTGCCAGATTGGGTAGCAATCGTGGGCAGTGGTTACATTGGTCTAGAGTTTGCTGATGTCTACACAGCACTAGGGTCTGAAATCACCATGATCGAAGCCCTAGACGACCTGATGCCAACCTTTGACCCTGATATTGCCAAACTAGCAACACGCATCCTGATCAAACCTCGGGACATTGAAACCCACACTGGGGTGCTAGCGATGAAAGTAACTCCCGGTTCCCCAGTAGTAATTGAACTAGCAGATACCAAAACCAAGGAACTAGTCGATGTGCTCGAAGTCGATGCTTGCCTGGTCGCTACAGGTCGGATTCCCGCCACCAAAGACCTAGGACTAGATGCCGTAGGTGTGGAAACAAACCGGCGCGGTTTTATTCCCGTAGATGACACCATGGCAGTACTTTCAGGAGGGGAACCCGTGCCCCATCTTTGGGCAATTGGTGATGCCACTGGGAAAATGATGTTAGCCCATGCCGCATCCGCTCAAGGTATTGTCGCAGTAGAGAATATCTGTGGACGTCACCGCACCGTAGACTACCGCAGCATACCCGCAGCCGCCTTTACCCATCCAGAAATCAGCTACGTTGGCCTAAGCGAACCACAAGCCAAAAAATTGGCCTCCGAAGAAGGCTTTGAAGTATCCGTTGTAAGATCATACTTTAAGGGGAATTCTAAAGCGATCGCAGAAGGAGAAGCAGATGGGGTAGCGAAAGTGATCTACCGTAAAGATACCGGGGAAGTCCTAGGAGTCCACATCCTAGGTATCCACGCCTCCGACTTAATTCACGAAGCCTCAAATGCGATCGCAAACAGACAATCCGTCAACTCCCTCGCCTACCTAGTCCATGCTCACCCCACTCTCTCAGAAGTACTCGACGAAGCTTACAAACGAGCTGTAACTCATTAG
- a CDS encoding jacalin-like lectin, whose product MFKRFFQLIGLLAAVVLLSTTLGFSPAQAQVIDGPVGRTTTQFYNFPEARTLGPITEITVHHGFIIDGFKVSYANGKSFQNGGTGGNPTTISFSADDPLVEVDGYVADYSYTGNKPLIAQLTFKTLKGKTYGPFGTMQQTSNRKPFTLKAAQPTIQSFFGSASGYLTSLGVYIDTGCQ is encoded by the coding sequence ATGTTTAAGCGATTTTTTCAGTTGATTGGACTATTGGCTGCAGTAGTCTTGCTGAGCACAACTCTAGGGTTTTCTCCTGCCCAAGCCCAAGTTATTGATGGCCCTGTAGGACGGACAACCACTCAATTTTATAATTTCCCTGAGGCCAGAACATTAGGTCCAATTACTGAAATAACCGTTCATCATGGCTTTATTATTGATGGCTTCAAGGTAAGTTATGCCAATGGAAAATCATTTCAGAATGGGGGTACTGGGGGAAACCCGACCACAATTTCTTTTAGTGCAGATGATCCATTAGTAGAAGTAGATGGTTACGTTGCCGACTATTCATATACTGGCAACAAACCCTTAATTGCCCAATTAACATTTAAGACTCTTAAGGGCAAAACCTATGGTCCGTTTGGTACTATGCAACAAACATCAAACCGAAAGCCATTCACCTTGAAAGCTGCCCAACCCACCATTCAATCATTCTTCGGCAGCGCCAGTGGCTATCTCACTTCTTTGGGAGTCTATATCGACACCGGGTGTCAATAA
- a CDS encoding RNA methyltransferase: MLTSTKNPLVKEIRKLHRVKGRRQQDLFLLEGTHLLAEACAVDYPLVTLCYTPEWLEAHPQLSQDASLRSQRVEVVSQSVLKAIATTVEPDGVIATATRLPLSPKPLNSLSLGLALETIQDPGNLGTIIRTAVAAGAEGLWLSSDSVELDNPKVLRASVGQWFRLPMTVTPHLPTLVAQAQAQGIQVVATVPDAKVSYWEIDWRCPSLILLGNEAAGLREELVKTADQQVKIPLMPGVESLNVAIAAALMLYEAKRQRF; the protein is encoded by the coding sequence ATGCTGACAAGCACGAAGAATCCCCTAGTCAAGGAAATTCGGAAGCTGCACAGAGTCAAAGGACGTCGGCAGCAAGACCTATTTCTGTTGGAGGGAACCCACCTGTTGGCAGAAGCCTGTGCCGTAGATTATCCCCTAGTAACCCTCTGCTATACACCAGAATGGCTTGAAGCTCATCCACAACTATCCCAAGATGCTTCCCTTCGGTCTCAAAGAGTGGAAGTGGTAAGTCAGTCTGTACTAAAAGCGATCGCTACTACAGTCGAGCCAGATGGAGTGATAGCCACAGCAACCCGTCTTCCCCTTTCCCCTAAACCCCTCAATTCCCTCTCCCTAGGTCTAGCGCTAGAAACCATACAAGACCCAGGAAATCTCGGAACAATCATTAGAACTGCGGTAGCCGCTGGTGCGGAAGGATTGTGGCTGAGTTCCGATAGTGTAGAGCTAGATAATCCTAAAGTATTGCGAGCCTCAGTCGGTCAGTGGTTCCGTCTTCCCATGACAGTTACCCCCCATTTGCCAACACTCGTAGCTCAAGCTCAAGCTCAAGGGATACAAGTAGTAGCCACAGTACCAGATGCTAAGGTCAGTTACTGGGAAATAGATTGGCGCTGTCCTAGCTTGATACTCCTGGGCAATGAAGCAGCTGGACTTAGGGAAGAGTTGGTAAAAACAGCAGATCAGCAAGTGAAAATTCCCCTGATGCCAGGGGTAGAATCCTTAAATGTAGCGATTGCTGCTGCCTTGATGTTGTACGAAGCTAAACGGCAACGTTTTTGA
- the murA gene encoding UDP-N-acetylglucosamine 1-carboxyvinyltransferase: protein MILEDRPINHSQSPINPQSLSQENESVLKIWGRASLHGQVKISGAKNSALAIMAGALLCSQDCRLRNVPSLVDIERMSQILAAVGVKLKRSGDILDLDVSHIGQSKAPYELVSQLRASFFILGPMLARLGVARIPLPGGCAIGARPVDLHVRGLQAMGAQVHIEHGIVNAYVKGTGNNKLKGAKIYLDYPSVGATETLLMAATLAEGETTIENAAQEPEVVDLANFCGAMGAQIRGAGTKTITISGVSSLHSVDYPIIPDRIEAGTFLVAGAITHSELSLYPVVPEHLTAVIAKLQAIGSEVMVEEPNRLRIIPNKLRATDIETLPYPGFPTDMQAQFTALLALSEGNCVVSETVFENRLRHVAELNRMGADIRVKGNNAIIRGVPMLSGAPVVGTDLRASAALVVAGLAAEGITTIQGLRHLDRGYEDLEGKLRQLGARVERVPAQIEEEELPPTPTNAMTATQK, encoded by the coding sequence ATGATTTTGGAGGATAGACCCATTAATCACTCTCAAAGCCCGATAAATCCCCAATCTCTGTCCCAGGAAAACGAATCGGTTCTCAAGATTTGGGGTAGAGCGTCTCTCCACGGACAGGTAAAAATTAGTGGAGCTAAAAATTCTGCCTTGGCAATTATGGCAGGGGCTTTACTGTGTTCTCAAGATTGCCGACTGCGTAATGTGCCGTCCCTAGTAGATATCGAGCGGATGAGCCAGATTCTTGCTGCTGTGGGAGTGAAGCTCAAACGCAGTGGTGACATCTTAGATTTAGATGTCAGCCATATCGGACAATCAAAAGCTCCCTATGAGTTGGTTAGCCAGCTGCGAGCTAGCTTTTTTATCCTTGGTCCGATGCTAGCGCGATTGGGAGTGGCACGGATACCACTGCCTGGTGGCTGTGCTATTGGTGCTAGACCAGTAGACCTCCATGTCAGGGGTCTACAAGCTATGGGCGCTCAGGTTCATATTGAGCATGGCATTGTCAATGCTTATGTGAAAGGAACAGGTAACAACAAGCTAAAGGGGGCAAAAATCTACCTGGATTACCCCAGTGTCGGGGCAACGGAAACTCTGCTGATGGCAGCCACTCTGGCAGAAGGGGAAACCACTATTGAAAATGCGGCTCAAGAGCCAGAAGTGGTGGATTTGGCGAATTTCTGCGGAGCGATGGGAGCTCAAATTCGTGGTGCTGGTACTAAAACTATTACTATCTCTGGGGTTTCCAGTTTACATTCGGTGGACTACCCGATTATTCCTGACCGGATTGAGGCTGGTACTTTCTTGGTAGCTGGGGCAATTACCCACTCTGAACTGAGCCTTTACCCAGTAGTACCGGAACATTTAACTGCTGTGATTGCTAAGCTACAGGCAATTGGTAGTGAGGTGATGGTTGAGGAACCCAATCGCTTACGAATTATTCCCAATAAACTAAGGGCAACGGATATTGAAACCTTGCCTTATCCTGGATTTCCTACGGATATGCAAGCCCAGTTTACGGCGTTGCTGGCTCTGAGTGAAGGAAACTGTGTGGTTAGCGAAACGGTTTTTGAAAATCGGCTGCGTCATGTTGCCGAATTGAATCGCATGGGGGCGGATATACGGGTTAAAGGGAATAATGCGATTATCCGAGGTGTGCCAATGTTGTCCGGAGCACCAGTAGTGGGTACGGATTTACGGGCATCTGCTGCACTTGTGGTCGCTGGGTTAGCGGCAGAAGGAATAACTACGATTCAAGGACTCCGTCATTTAGACCGGGGTTATGAAGACTTGGAGGGTAAACTCCGACAACTTGGTGCTAGAGTAGAACGGGTTCCGGCTCAGATAGAGGAAGAGGAACTTCCTCCGACTCCCACTAATGCCATGACTGCAACACAGAAGTAG
- a CDS encoding TIGR01777 family oxidoreductase gives MKVAITGATGFVGSRLVERLQEEGHQPFIITRDSAKATAQFPNIENIAYTATESGDWQNAIAGCDGVVNLAGAPIAEERWTPARKEEILNSRQLGTQKIVEAIALADPKPTVLVNASAIGYYGTSETVTFDETSPAGEDFLAEVCQAWEGEAQKVKEADVRLVILRLGIVLGNGGALAKMIPPFQMFAGGPIGTGRQWFSWIHRDDVVNLIIAALTRPDMEGIFNATAPNPVLMSELCNAIGDVLNRPSWLPVPSVALEALLGEGAVVVLEGQQVLPKRTTSYGWEYQYSTVKQALVDILKTEN, from the coding sequence ATGAAAGTCGCAATTACTGGAGCAACAGGATTTGTCGGTAGCCGCTTAGTAGAGCGTCTACAGGAAGAAGGACATCAACCCTTTATTATAACCCGTGACTCAGCTAAAGCTACGGCGCAATTTCCCAATATAGAAAATATTGCCTACACTGCCACCGAATCAGGGGATTGGCAAAATGCGATCGCAGGCTGTGATGGTGTAGTCAATTTAGCCGGAGCCCCGATTGCTGAGGAGCGCTGGACACCAGCCCGTAAGGAAGAAATCCTCAATAGCCGCCAATTAGGTACCCAAAAAATAGTGGAAGCGATCGCCCTTGCTGACCCTAAACCCACGGTATTAGTAAACGCTTCTGCCATTGGTTACTACGGCACTAGTGAAACAGTAACCTTTGATGAAACAAGTCCTGCTGGAGAGGACTTTCTGGCAGAGGTTTGTCAAGCCTGGGAAGGGGAAGCCCAGAAAGTCAAAGAAGCTGATGTGCGACTAGTGATTCTGCGCCTCGGTATAGTTTTGGGCAATGGCGGTGCCTTAGCCAAAATGATACCCCCCTTTCAAATGTTTGCTGGAGGGCCAATTGGTACCGGTCGCCAATGGTTTTCTTGGATTCACCGAGATGATGTAGTGAACTTAATCATAGCTGCCCTAACCAGACCAGACATGGAAGGGATTTTCAATGCCACAGCTCCCAATCCTGTCTTGATGTCTGAATTATGTAACGCCATTGGAGACGTTCTCAATCGTCCCTCCTGGTTACCAGTTCCCAGTGTTGCCCTAGAAGCCCTTCTGGGAGAAGGAGCCGTAGTAGTCTTGGAAGGTCAACAGGTGCTACCCAAACGAACCACTAGTTATGGATGGGAATATCAGTATTCCACAGTAAAACAAGCTCTAGTAGACATATTGAAAACTGAAAATTGA
- the psb28 gene encoding photosystem II reaction center protein Psb28 encodes MNSSTPSIQFFDGIYEQLSNVSLRKNRSSGARIVLMTFESLKAIEQFNSYRNRFSQSMVLTDEEGVINMTPSSIKFRFGGPEGDELAGVECKVEIDQDDHWERFMRFMNRYAEANGMAYGESKPPTEG; translated from the coding sequence ATGAACTCCTCAACACCATCCATCCAATTCTTTGACGGTATTTATGAACAGCTGAGTAACGTCAGCCTCAGAAAAAACCGAAGCTCAGGAGCCCGCATCGTCTTGATGACCTTTGAAAGCTTAAAGGCGATTGAACAATTCAACAGTTATAGAAACCGATTTTCTCAATCAATGGTCTTAACAGACGAAGAAGGGGTCATTAATATGACTCCATCCTCAATAAAATTTCGCTTCGGTGGTCCAGAAGGAGATGAGCTAGCAGGAGTGGAGTGTAAAGTTGAAATTGATCAAGACGACCATTGGGAACGCTTCATGCGCTTCATGAATCGGTACGCTGAAGCCAACGGCATGGCTTACGGTGAAAGCAAACCACCAACTGAAGGATAA
- a CDS encoding DUF1822 family protein yields the protein MDSCPYPVRVSRGKVIDWAIQNYGQAVVLVMELISTTPEKVEIYLQLYPARNSTYLPPGLQVVVLNKSETSCMEEEARSADYWLQLHFDVQLTERFSVRLALGYTSITKAMQRRQRGFPP from the coding sequence ATTGATTCTTGCCCTTACCCTGTCAGGGTTAGTCGGGGGAAGGTAATTGACTGGGCCATTCAAAATTATGGTCAAGCTGTAGTATTAGTCATGGAACTGATATCTACAACTCCTGAAAAAGTCGAGATTTATCTGCAGCTTTATCCAGCTAGGAATTCCACGTATCTCCCACCAGGTTTACAGGTGGTTGTACTGAATAAATCAGAAACCAGTTGTATGGAAGAAGAAGCCAGAAGTGCTGATTACTGGTTACAGCTTCATTTCGATGTGCAATTAACAGAAAGATTCAGTGTCAGATTGGCTTTGGGGTATACTAGCATCACTAAAGCGATGCAGCGCCGCCAAAGGGGGTTCCCCCCATGA